In a genomic window of Helianthus annuus cultivar XRQ/B chromosome 10, HanXRQr2.0-SUNRISE, whole genome shotgun sequence:
- the LOC110882118 gene encoding uncharacterized protein LOC110882118 codes for MLATTAVDNDQNQVAEPPLLPLFPDQQMQEPDQENPFPDVDPYEIPRIPPLNPIAQYTDLNPLDPFWSSEWWTQSVIRNPYPNRQPIPQHPDPVPAPMPPMSQENLEKLRSLGDELVEEGNRIRIIREKLMWKQVVRDILDWIHN; via the coding sequence atgttagccactacagccgTAGACAATGACCAAAACCAAGTAGCCGAACCTCCACTGTTACCTTTATTCCCAGACCAACAGATGCAAGAACCTGATCAAGAAAATCCATTTCCTGATGTAGACCCTTATGAGATTCCCAGGATTCCCCCACTAAACCCCATAGCCCAGTACACCGACCTTAACCCTTTAGACCCCTTTTGGAGCAGCGAATGGTGGACACAGAGTGTGATAAGAAACCCATACCCTAACCGTCAACCTATCCCTCAACACCCTGATCCTGTACCAGCACCCATGCCACCTATGAGCCAGGAAAATTTGGAGAAACTTCGCTCATTAGGTGATGAATTAGTAGAAGAAGGAAATAGAATACGAATAATAAGAGAGAAACTTATGTGGAAACAGGTCGTGCGTGACATACTTGATTGGATCCATAACTAG